The genomic segment CATTTGCAGCATCAGCCGGCCATGTGGATCCTTGGCCCATGAATGAGAAACTTTTGCTCCAGTTTTTGGCCCATCTGTGGGGGCGGGGGTTATCCCCCAAGTCCATTCGAGTCACGCTGTCAGGACTCTCGTTTTATAGCCGCACCATGGGGGGTTGGGACCCCGGTTCTTCGTTTCTGGCCCGGAGGGCGGTGAGGGGTTGGGCCAGGGTATTGCCTTCAACCCCGGATGGGCGGCGGCCCATCACAAAGGAATTGCTGGCCGGTATCTTGCGGGCCTTGTACCGGGTATGCCACAACTATTACGAGACGTTGCTGGCCGGGGCGGCTTTCTCCATGGCCTTTTTTGGGGCTTTCCGGTGCGGGGAATTAGTGTCCCAGTCGCGGGAGGGCTCAGGACTCGCGCACCTCAGGTGGGGCGATGTAAAGCGCTCGGGGGGTGGTCTACAGATCTGGCTCCGCAGATCCAAGACTGATCAGGCGGGGCGCGGCACACATGTTTTTATCCCCTCCGCGCCTGAGCCGGAGTCCTGTCCGGTTCAGTGGGTGTCAAACTACATGAAACTCCGCCCTAAGGCTTCTGGGGCCTTCTTCATTCATAAAAACCGGGAATGTTTTTCTCGGTATCAGTTTGTGTGCATACTGAGGGCCTCACTCAAGGTACTCGGCCTGCAGGCTGCAGAGTTTGGCGCTCACTCCTTTAGGATAGGGGCAGCCACGCAGGCGCATCAGGATGGCGCCACTCCAGAGCAAATAATGAGGTTGGGGAGGTGGCGTTCCGGGGCGTTTCGCAAGTATATTCGACCTGATATGTCTAATTAACGTGTCCCCTGTCCTAGGGTTGCGCCCTCACCGTAGGACGGTGTTCATTGTGGGGCACAGCATCGTGTATTGGGCGGGACGATATGCTGCTGAATCGGGCTGGACAGAACATCTCGGCTTGGAGGATGCCCAGTGCTGGTGGATTGGTCATCGCGGCATGAagtggagagccctgctgagCGCGATTTCGACGGCTGTACACCGGTGGGGATCTCCTTCCATTGTGGCCATCCAGCTGGGCGAGAATGACCTTCCCGAGACGCCGGGCTGCCGTCTTATTCACAGCATATCGGACGATCTGTTAGTTCTCCGCCATCGTTTGCCgaaatcagttctcctgtggTCGGAGTTATTAAGCCGGCAAGTTTGGAGGGGTGCCTCTAAGGCATCCGTGGTTAACCGAACAAAAGCCAAGGTTAACCGGTCTGTCGCAAAAGTTATGCAAGGTTTGGGGGGTCGAGTTATCAGGCACCCCGATATTGATTGGCACCTAGCGGCGTTATACCGCCCCGATGGGGTCCATCTGTCTGATTGGGGCCACGACGTGTGGCTGCATAGCATTCGATGGGCCCTTCTTTATGTTTTGAGGGATTTGAGGTTGGCGGGAACGAGTGTTCGTTCAGTGGCGGAAAGGCATACGGGAATGAGCCTGTtaaggggagccggtgtgcgatcggcctccccgaaGGGTTCGGGGCCTCAGTAAAGGGGCGGTCAGTAGCAAGCTGGGGCCTGCCCAGCGGGGTAGGCCTTTCGTAGCTTGCGGAACGACCAGGTGGTCCTGGGGGTCACCCAAGGAGGTCCGCGCCCTTTGGGCCCCCCATCAGGGCCATCTCCCGGTGTAGCAGTCCAGCAGAAGGGTCATGTAGTCCCGGCGGGGAAATAGTTGACGGACCCTGATGCGCGTGGACTATGGGTTGCAGTGTAGCCACTGCTAGGCCAGGCTCATCCCTTATGCTGCGCCAACCCCTTTGTGGGTGATTGTTTGAATAAACGCTGTGGCCTGTTTCACGCCAATGGATCGAGTCGCGTATTTCTTCTGCCTCAATGGCCTTTTACCTGCCAATAGGCGGCGGGACTCACCCGAGCCGCCCGTTGGCGGGGGAAGGGCTGGCGGAGGAGGAGCGGCTCATCCCGGTGGCTCCCGGCTCGGCTGCGCGCTGGGAGCGCCGGCAGAGCGTGCGGCGTGGCGGCGCGAGGGGCGGGGCCGGCAGGACTGGGCTTGCGCACTGCCTGGCTTCCCGCCACTCGCGTCCCGGACAGGCaagcgtccctccctccctccctgtatttAGGTTTTAGTTCATGATGTTAAGTTCGTCACAGCGGAAAGGCATACGGGAATGAGCCTGTtaaggggagccggtgtgcgatcggcctccccgaaGGGTTCGGGGCCTCAGTAAAGGGGCGGTCAGTAGCAAGCTGGGGCCTGCCCAGCGGGGTAGGCCTTTCGTAGCTTGCGGAACGACCAGGTGGTCCTGGGGGTCACCCAAGGAGGTCCGCGCCCTTTGGGCCCCCCATCAGGGCCATCTCCCGGTGTAGCAGTCCAGCAGAAGGGTCATGTAGTCCCGGCGGGGAAATAGTTGACGGACCCTGATGCGCGTGGACTATGGGTTGCAGTGTAGCCACTGCTAGGCCAGGCTCATCCCTTATGCTGCGCCAACCCCTTTGTGGGTGATTGTTTGAATAAACGCTGTGGCCTGTTTCACGCCAATGGATCGAGTCGCGTATTTCTTCTGCCTCAATGGCCTTTTACCTGCCAATAGTAAGATGAATCTAGCTTCAGATCCAGTATTCAGAATGATATTGGTAGCCAGCATATAATGGTGCTCTGAATGGCCAATCAATTGTGATTTAATGGCTATTTGGGGAGTTAGAGAACAGAAGGGAATACAGCCTTTATTTCAGATGATGCACTTTAAGTTAGCCAATGGCTTGGCCTTTTGGAGGAGCTTGTGAGGGAAAGTTCTGCTTGTTCCAAAGAACAAGCTGTTGTAGGTGtctgaggagagggggaaaagacAGATTTTCTGAGAATAGGGGGAAAAGAGACCTTTCTGACAAGAAAGAAGTAACCAAGGTTTCTGAGGAAAAGTTATGTCCTATGCAGGGAATATTGTAGTCTTTGATGAGCTTAAAGTGAATCACAGATTTTGGAGAAGATCACCC from the Paroedura picta isolate Pp20150507F chromosome 10, Ppicta_v3.0, whole genome shotgun sequence genome contains:
- the LOC143819938 gene encoding uncharacterized protein LOC143819938 isoform X1 gives rise to the protein MFQRHFGLEKVNKDRTSADSIVTRQISSTFSYEYYIREWALISIVYWAGRYAAESGWTEHLGLEDAQCWWIGHRGMKWRALLSAISTAVHRWGSPSIVAIQLGENDLPETPGCRLIHSISDDLLVLRHRLPKSVLLWSELLSRQVWRGASKASVVNRTKAKVNRSVAKVMQGLGGRVIRHPDIDWHLAALYRPDGVHLSDWGHDVWLHSIRWALLYVLRDLRLAGTSVRSVAERHTGMSLLRGAGVRSASPKGSGPQ
- the LOC143819938 gene encoding uncharacterized protein LOC143819938 isoform X2 produces the protein MGVCPLPPANGLRPHRRTVFIVGHSIVYWAGRYAAESGWTEHLGLEDAQCWWIGHRGMKWRALLSAISTAVHRWGSPSIVAIQLGENDLPETPGCRLIHSISDDLLVLRHRLPKSVLLWSELLSRQVWRGASKASVVNRTKAKVNRSVAKVMQGLGGRVIRHPDIDWHLAALYRPDGVHLSDWGHDVWLHSIRWALLYVLRDLRLAGTSVRSVAERHTGMSLLRGAGVRSASPKGSGPQ